TATTATTGCTGCAATTAGCATTAAAGTTGAAGAGCCGGTTTTCGAATCGCAAACAAAAACCAAATTAGGCTCTAAAGATATTGGTCCTAATGGTCCTTCGGTTCGAAATTTTATTATAGATTTTGTTACTTCTAATTTGGATAATTATCTACATAAAAACCCTGAAGTAGCAGATATTCTTCATAAGAAAATATTAGAATCGGAAAAGGAACGTAAAGCCATTTCGGGAATTAAAAAAATAGCAAAAGAAAGAGCTAAAAAGGCAAATTTACACAATCGTAAACTTCGCGACTGCCGTACCCATTTTAATACAAAACACGAAGATAAATCGGATACTTCGATATTTATTACCGAGGGAGATTCGGCTAGTGGATCAATCACAAAATCGAGAAATGTAAATACTCAGGCAGTTTTTAGTTTAAAGGGAAAGCCCCTAAATACTTATGGGTTAACCAAAAAAATTGTATACGAAAACGAAGAATTTAACCTACTTCAGGCAGCCTTAAATATCGAGGATGGAATGGATGGCTTGCGTTATAACAATGTGATTATTGCTACCGATGCCGATGTTGATGGTATGCATATTCGTTTGTTATTAATAACTTTCTTTTTACAATTTTTCCCCGATTTAGTAAGAAGTGGCCATCTTTATATATTACAAACGCCACTATTCAGAGTAAGAAATAAACGCAAAACCTATTATTGTTACTCCGACGAAGAAAGAGATAAAGCAATAAAAAGATTAGGAGCTAAACCCGAAATTACCCGATTTAAAGGATTAGGTGAAATATCTCCCGATGAGTTTAAACACTTTATTGGAAAAGATATTCGATTAGATCCTGTTGTGATGAAGAAAGATGATTCTGTTTCAGGTATGTTAGAATTCTACATGGGAAAAAACACACCCAAACGACAGGATTTTATAATCAGTAATTTGCATGTTGAAAAAGATGAGGTGTAAACACATCTCATATGCTTGCAAGTAAAAAGCAATGTGCTTTCAAATCAAAACCTTTAACAATTAAACCCTAACTTCTCTATGAGTGAAGAGACACAAGATATGGAGACACCCGAGGAAATGGGAAACGACGTAAATGGCACTCAATCCGAGGCCTTACGAAATGTCACCTATCTTTCCGGAATGTATCAGGATTGGTTTCTTGATTATGCATCTTATGTTATTTTAGAACGTGCAGTACCCTATGTTAACGATGGCTTAAAACCTGTGCAACGTAGAATTTTACACGCCATGAAACAACTTGATGATGGTAGATATAATAAGGTGGCCAATATTATTGGTAACACCATGCAGTATCATCCTCATGGCGATGCATCGATTGGCGATGCTCTTGTGCAATTGGGACAAAAGGATTTGTTGATTGATACTCAGGGTAACTGGGGAAATATACTTACAGGAGATTCGTCGGCGGCTCCTCGTTACATTGAGGCCCGACTGTCGAAATTTGCTCTCGAAGTTTTATTTAATCCTAAAACTACCAACTGGAAACAATCTTACGATGGTAGAAATAAAGAACCTATTACTTTACCTGTAAAGTTTCCTTTATTATTAGCACAAGGAGTTGAAGGTATTGCAGTTGGATTGGCTTCTAAAATATTACCACATAATTTTAATGAACTTCTTCTGGCATGTATTGCTTATTTAAAAGGTGAAGAGTTTGAATTGTATCCCGATTTTCCAACCGCAGGAATGATTGAGGTGAGTCGTTATAATGACGGATTAAGAGGTGGAGCTGTTAAGGTGCGTGCAAAAATTGAAAAGGTTGATAATAAAACCTTAAAGATTACACAAATTCCTTATGGTAAGACTACGACTTCGGTTATCGACTCAATTATTAAGGCCAACGATAAAGGGAAAATTAAAATTAAAAAGATCGATGATAATACTGCCGCCGATGTTGAAATTTTGATTCATCTTGCAAGTGGTATTTCATCGGATAAAACAATAGATGCTCTTTATGCTTTTACCGATTGTGAAATTTCTATTTCCCCTAACGCATGCATAATTGAAAATGATGTACCTAAATTTATTGGCGTTGCCGAAATTTTAAGACGCTCGGCCGATAATACTGTTGCCTTATTAAAGCTAGAGCTAGAAATCCGCAAACGTGAACTAGAGGAAGCTTGGCATTATGCATCGCTCGAAAGAATTTTTATCGAAAAAAGAATTTATCGTGATATTGAAGAGTGTGAAACCTGGGAAGGAATTATAGAAACCATTGACGAAGGTTTAAAACCACACATAGAGCATTTAATGCGTGCTGTTACTCGCGATGATATAGTGAGATTAACAGAGATTAAAATTAAGAGAATATCAAAATTCGATATTGATAAAGCAAAAGATTATATTCAGTCGATAGAGGATGAAATTGCCGAAATTAATGTTCATATAGCCAATATTATTCCATTTACAATTCGATACTTTCAGGCCATTAAGAAAAAATATGGTAAAGGCAGAGAAAGAAAAACAGAGATTCGAAGCTTTGAAAGTATTGTTGCTACAAAAGTAGTTGTAGCAAACCAAAAATTGTATATCAATCGCGAAGAGGGTTTCATGGGAACCAGCCTTAAGAAAGATGAGTATGTTTGCGATTGCTCCGATATTGACGACATTATTGTGATTAGAAAAGACGGAACTTATTTTGTAAGTAAAGTGTCTGATAAATCATTTATTGGTAAAAATATTTTGCATGTAGCGGTATTTCGTAAAAACGATAAACGAACCATTTATAATGTTGCTTATCGCGACGGAAAAGGTGGAATTTGCTATGTAAAGCGTTTCTCGGTTACAAGCATAACCCGCGATAAGGAATACAATTTAACTAAGGGAACTCCAGGATCAAGAATTTTATATTTTACGGCAAATCCTAATGGAGAAGCAGAGGTAATAAGAGTGGTTTTAAAACCGAAACCCCGTTTAAAGAAATTAAATTTTGAGTTCGATTTTGCAGAATTGGCTGTAAAAGGACGTGCTTCGATGGGAAATATTTTATCTCGTAACGATGTACACAAAATTACATTGAAACATGAAGGTGTTTCTACTCTCGGAGGAAGAAAAATATGGTTCGATCCCGATGTGTTAAGGTTAAATACAGATCAGAGAGGAGATTTCCTTGGAGAATTTATGGGTGACGATAGAATTTTAGTAGTAAGCAGACCAGCTACTTTTCATTTTACAGGTTTTGATTTAAGCAATCATTACTCAAACAATATTAGTATTATTGAGAAATATCAAGCCGAAAAAATTTGGACAGCAGTATTCTACGATGCCGATCAGGAATACTATTACCTGAAACGATTTACAATGGAAGGGAATGGCAAGCCAGTAAGTTTTATTGGCGATAATCCAGATAATAAGTTGCTAATTTTAACAGAGGAGAAATATCCTAGGTTTGAGATTTTATATGGAGGAAAAAATGCCGATCGACCAAGTGAAATTATCGAAGGAGCCGAATTTATAGGCGTAAAATCATTCAAAGCAAGGGGTAAGCGTTTAAGTATTTACGAAATAGATAAAGTGAAAGAGCTTGATCCTATTCCGCGGGAAAATGAAATTACCGAAACAAAAGAATCGGAAGTATCTGCTGAAGATTCAAATGAGCAATCCGATAATAATTAAAAAAAAGAATTGAAACAGATGCTTCAGGTGTCTGTTTCTCAATTATATAAACTTATGCGAATATTTTTAGTAGGATATATGGGATCTGGTAAATCCAGATGGGGAAAAATGATCGCAGAATACTTCAATTACCGATTTATTGATTTAGATACACTTATCGAGGAGAGAGAAAATGCCAGTATTCCTCAGATATTTTCAAAGCATAAGGAAAGTGGATTCAGAAAATTAGAGACCGAAGCCTTACATTCCATTGGCAATACCGAAAATACAATTGTAGCAACAGGTGGTGGTGCCCCTTGCTTCGCTAACAATATGGAAATAATGAATAAACTGGGTATAACTTTATATATAGAGGGAAGTCCAGAATTGTTAAGAGATAGAATTACCAGCTCGAAAACAGAGCGTCCATTGGTAAAGAATTTTACACCAGATGAACTCCTGCAATACATTCAAGAACATTTGAATAGTCGCTTGCCTTTTTATAATCAGGCACAATATAAAATAGTGTCGGGGAATTTAGAACTGAATAATTTTATTGATTTACTAAAACCACTTATAGATTCTGTAAGTCGCTAATTTTAAATTCTTTTAAGCTGCTTAAGGTTTTGTTGGCAATTACAAATTTGTTTAGATTCGATGCATTTTTTTCTGGAACTGCAATACAAGTCATATTAGCAGCCAAAGCCGAAATAACTCCATTTAGAGAATCTTCAAAAACCAAACATTCGTTGGGTTTAGTATCGAGCATTTTTGCAGTTGAAATAAATGTTTGAGGATGAGGTTTGCCATATTCTTCAAATTCTGCAGAGTGAACTACTTCGAAATATTCTCTGATATTTAATTTGTCTAAAACCGATTCTATAATGCGCATTTTAGAAGAGGAAGCAAGCCCAATTTTTAGTGTCGATTGTTTAAAGGCATCCAATGTTTCTCGAACTCCACTTAAAGCTTCTCCTTTTTTGTTTACCAAACTAATTACATTATCAACAATATCAGAAACAACTTGTTCTTTCGATTTTTCCTGCCATTGCTCAATGTCCCACATTACATCTACTACTTCATCTATTCTTTTACCCATAAACTTTTCGAACATGGCTTTGTTGGTTTCTATTCCCAGCGAATTAAAAACTTTAGCTTCGCTTTCCTGCCAAAATGGTTCCGAATCAATTAACAAACCATCCATATCGAATATAACTGCTTTTATCATCTGGCAAAAATAGTCTTTTTTTTATGAGAGATTACCTAGTTAAAACGCCTTTTTGAGTGTTAATAATTGTTAAATATATGGAGGTTCAGGTAAATGGGGATCGATTTTTTTAAATTTGTTAGAAACCAAAAATTCTTATTTATTATGGATATTGTTGTTGAGCATTTAACTAAAAGATATGGTCCCCAAAAGGCTGTTGATAATGTATCTTTTCGTGTTAAAGCGGGTGAAGTTTTAGGCTTTTTAGGACCCAATGGTGCTGGAAAAACAACAACAATGAAAGCAATATCTTGTTACATAAGACCCGAAGAAGGCGATATTAAGATTGGAGGATATTCTATCCACGAACATCCCGAAATAATAAAAAAGAATATTGGCTACTTGCCCGAGAATAATCCCTTATACGAGGATATGAATATTATCGATTTTCTAGAGTTTATTGCTAAAATTCATGATATTCCTAAATATTTAATTCCCGAGCGAATTCTCGATATGGTTCGAACATGTGGATTAGAAGGTGAAAAACATAAATTAATTAGCGAATTATCAAAGGGATATCAGCAAAGAGTTGGATTAGCTCAGGCTTTAATTCACGATCCGGAAATATTAATCTTAGATGAGCCAACAACAGGGCTCGATCCTAATCAGATTGTTGAAATTAGAGAGTTAATTAAACGAATTGGGAAAGAAAAAACGGTAATTTTAAGTTCTCATATTTTAGCCGAGGTTGAGGCTACATGCGATCGTATATTAATAATTAATAATGGAAGAATAGTTGTTGATGGAACAGCCGAAACCTTACGAAAACAAGCTGCCGGAAATGAAATTATTAAACTGGGAATTCAAGGTGGAGATGTAAACGAAATATTTGAGAAATTGCTCGATATCGAAAGTATCGATTCAGTCGATTTTATTGATATTGATAAACAGTTATTCGAAATTCAATCTCAACCCGATAGCTCTTCGGTAAAAGCAATATTCGATGTTTGTGTTCAGAACAATTATTACATTTCGGAACTAACACCAACAGAAACAAAATTGGAAGATATTTTCCGAGAATTAACTCTTCATTAAATATTTATGAAGCAAATTTTACACATTGCAACACGAGAATTAAATTCATTTTTTGATTCACTAACAGCTTATGTATTAATAGTAATATTTTTAGGTTTTAGTGGTTTTTTTACCTGGATTTATGGTGCCGATGTCTTTTTTTTAGGGCAGGCAAATCTTAATACATTTTTTACAGTTGCTTACTGGAGTCTCTTTGTTTTTATTCCGGCCCTAACCATGCGATCAATAGCCGGAGAACTTAAAGCTGGTACACTAGAACTTTTGCTTACTAAGCCTGTTAGCGATTGGCAATTAATACTGGGTAAGTTTTTATCAACTTTATTGTTGATAATAATTGCATTGGCTCCTACCGTAATTTATTATTTTACACTTTGGTCAATTGGTCCAGTCGATCATTCTGCCATTTTACTCGGATATATAGGCTTATTACTTATGAGTATGGTTTATATTAGCATTGGTTTATTAACAAGTTGTTTATTTTCCAATCCTATTGTGGCTTCATTGTCTGCCTTATCGATAGGTATATTTTTTCATATTATTTTCGATGTTTTGGCAGCTAATTTCGTAGGATTTTTTGGGAACCTATTTAGTTACATGAGTTTATCAACACATTTCGAGTCAATTTCCAGAGGTGTTGTAGATACAAAAGATTTAATCTACTTTTTATCAATAGTATTTTTCTGTTTGTATAGCTCTAAGCAGATATTGTCTAATCGAAACTTAAAGATTTAATAGTTTGTGGCTATGTTTAAAAAGAGAAATATAATATACAGTATTCTTACTTTGGCAGGATTTGTAATTATCCTGAACTCTTTGTCTTCCATGTTCTTTTTGAGAGCCGATTTTACCGAAGATAAAAGGTATACCCTTGATAGGTCCACTAAAAGGATTCTAAGCGAGGTAAAGGAACCAATTATTATTACTTTATACATATCGGATGATTTGCCTCCAGATGTAAACAGAACTGTTCAGGATCTTAAAAATTTGCTAACCGAGTACAATCATTATAGCAGCAGAAAAATCGATTTTGAATACATCAATCCTAATAAGAATGCAGAGTTGGAGCAGAAAGCTGTAGAGGCTGGTATACATGCAGTTCCTCTCGAAATAAGACAAAAAGATCAGTTAAAAGTTCAGCGTGTATTTCTGGGTATGATAATTCAGGTGGGAGATAGGTCTGAGGTAATTCCGCTTATAAAACCAGGTATTGCCATGGAATATACTTTATCTACACTTATAAAGCGCCTTACCATAAGAGATAAAGCTCAAATTGGTTATATAACAGGACATGGAGAACCCGAACTAGAAGCCATTAGTCAGGTAGTTAGTGAGTTGTCTATATTGTACGATATTAAACCCATTCATCTTTTATCCGAACCAGATTTAAGTAAATATAAATCCTTGATGTTAATAGCTCCTTTGGCATCCATTTCAAGTACTCAGCTTGGTCGACTTGATAATTATCTGGATAAGGGTGGTCGTTTAATGATTGCCATGGAGCGGGTTAGAGGAATGTTAAATGATGGTATAGGTGTTAGTGTTTCTACAGGACTCGAGAAATGGCTCGAGAAAAAAGGCTTATATGTTGAAGATTCTTTTGTTGTAGATAAGCAATGCGGTACAGTAACTGTTAAGCAGCAAGGTTTTTTTTCTATCCCTCAGCAGGTTAATTTTCCTTTTCTTCCTGTTGTTTCGCGCTTCGAAAACCACAGTATAACCGATGGTATAGAAACTTTAATATTGCAATTTGCTAGTCCTATTAGCTTTGTTGGCGATACTATTTTAGAATATAAACCCTTAGCATATACTTCTAAAATTTCTGGTAAATTACGAGCACCCATAAGTTTTAATATTGGCAGAAGCTGGCGAACAAAAGATTTTCTTTATCCAGATTTAACATTGGCTGCAACTCTAAAAGGTCCTATGGGTAAGGGAGAGGAAGAAGGTAAAATTTGCCTGATTGGAGATGGTAATTTTATTGTAAACGGACTTGGGCAAAATAAGATATCTATTCAAAAAGATAATATTAACTTTTTTGCCAACGCAATAGATTGGCTTTCCGACGATTCAGGATTAATGAGTCTTAGAACTAAAGGAATAAGTTCACGTCCGTTAAATGGATTGTCCGATACAAAGGTATTTTTTATAAAATATTTTAATTTTCTAATTCCCTTATTGTTATTAATTACTTATGGTTTAATTCGTTTTAAGCGAAGTAGTATTCGTAGAACTAAACGAATGCGTTCTGGTTTTATAAAGTAAATAAGAGTAGGAAAGAACTGTTACCCGGCTTCTGGCAAACCGGGGAAGGTTATGCCAGAAGCTAATTAGCATATCAATGAATCGGGGAACAAATAAAATCAACAATGTTGATTTTTATTTATCGTAAGCAATTTAATTATATTAAACTTACTAATCAAAAATATTTACATATTAACAGATTTAATAATTAATATTTGGTTTGCAATAGTCAGATAATAAATATGTTATGTTCTTTGTGTGCAATTTAATTTAAAAAGCATTTAAATAGCACGACACTTAAACTTTAACAATAATTAAACAATAGCTTAAAAAAAGCAAAAAAAAATAGCGAAGAAAGTTCTTCGCTATTTGTATCTAAATATTTAACATTAACTCTTTGGTTTAATTTTTAGTTTTTGCCCAACTTTTAAGCTTTTGGCATTCGAAATATTATTTATTTTCATGATATCGTAATTAGAGATACCAGGGAATTTTTTTGCAATTGTCCAGAAGTTATCGCCTCGTCGTACTGTATAATAAACATACGAACCATTGTGTGATGATGTGTTTTTAACAGTACTTTTTGTTTTTGTAGCAACAGAAGAGGTAGTTTTGCCACGTGTAGCTTGCTTTTGTGCATAACTCATGCTATTAAAACTTTTGTAGTAACTTTCTTTCGATTTAGGTACGTAAACTACTAAATTCTGTCCTACCTTAATTAAGTTTCTTCTAATGTTGTTCCAATATCTTAAATCGGATGTTCTAATATGAAACCATGATGCAATTAATCCAACGGCATCGCCAGGTTTAACTTTGTAAAATACTTTAGCTTTTCCCTTAGGGGTTACATGAGCAAATTTTTGATATCTGTCTCGTGGATTAACAACTTTATCTCTCTGACTGAAATAATATTCTTTTTTATATGCAAAAATAGAATCTTGCATATCAATAAATTTAGATGTGTATTCCATTGGAATTTTCAATGCATAAGCTTTTTTGCCACCAGGAATAATATCTGCTCTGTATTGCGGATTTAGTTCTCTTAATTGTTCTTTTGGAATATTTATAACTTTTGAAACCTGATCGAAATGCAATGTTTCATCAATCATTAAAGTATCGCAGGCAACAGGTAAGCTCGATGGTTTAGGATATAAATTGTGTTCCTTGTGAAAATTAAAAGTATAAATAGCAGCAATAAAAGCTGGAACATATCCTCTTGTTTCTCTGGGCAAGCGATAATAAATATCCCAATAATTTCTTTTGCCTCCGCTACGGCGAATTGCTTTGTTTACGTTTCCTGGTCCGCAATTATAAGCAGCAATTACCAAATGCCAGTTGCCATACACTTTGTACATGTCTTTTAGATATTTTACTGCAGCGTAACTAGCTTTTACAGGATCTCTTCTTTCATCAACAAAGGAGTTAACATCTAGTTTATACATTTTTCCGGTGCCATACATAAATTGCCATAAACCGCTTGCTCCTGCTCTCGAAAGAGCTTTAGGGTTTAGTGCCGATTCAATAATTGGCAAGTATTTTAATTCCTGAGGAAGTCCTTCTTTATCCAGAATCTCTTCAAAAATTGGAAAATAATATTCCGACATTCCCATCATATATTCAACCTGCGATCTTCTTCGCTTAGAGTATAGTTCAATGTAATTTTTAACAATTTTATTGTACGATAAATCTATTAATGAAGGAATTTGGCTTAATCGATCAATATATATCGAGTCGGAAAGTTTTTCAGTAACTAATGCATTTTCATTTTTAGAGTATTCATTGGTTTTGTTCGAATGCCTAATGTACCAAAGGTGTAGTAAACTATCTAAGTTGTTCGAAAATGTAGTGTTAATACTATCGTTTAAATCGTATCTAACATCAACCTGATGAAGTTTTAAAAATGCAAGAGTGTCTGTTTCTGTTGTTGGAATATCAGTTTCGCTAACACTAACAACTGTATCAATTTCTGATAAAACATTGTTTGCAATTACTTCTTGTTCTGGTTTATTTTGTTCTGATATTGGCTTAATTGTGCTGCAAGCAAATGCAGTTCCCAATAAAATGCAGGGAATTAAAAAAGTCTTTCTTCTCATCTTATCTCTCTCTTCTTAAAATGTAATTTGACATCTGAAACCTAGCGAATTGCCCGAAAATGCTGAATAACTAACAGCAGGTTCAACTCTAATGCTTAAGTCTTCGTTTACGTTAAAATTAGTAAAATGGGCATCTATTGCCGCATCAACAATATTTAGTACGTAAACTGCGGCTAAAATGATATAGCTAAGATCACGATCGTGTTTAAAGGAGTCTTTTTTGTTTTGTAATTGTGTTTTAAACCAAGTATCGAAACTAGAGCTCGAGTTTTCAAAATCGTAGCCATCGGTATAAAGACTTTCGTAACTTTTAGAAGTAGGCTCTTCTATAGGAGTTTCTAAATCTTCCGATTGATATTTGTAATCGTAGTAGTTTGAATAATCAAGATACCCCGATTTGTATTTTTTAAAGTTTTTGGTGTTCCAATTTATGGCATAAATGGTTGCTCCTATACCAGCATATAGAATTGGTATTTTCCAGTATTTTTTGTTGTATGCTTGTCCTAATCCGGGTAGTATAACCGAATACATGGTTGCTTTATGAGGAGAACGAATTTTTACATTCGATTCAACTTGTTGTATGGTATCTGCCGTAAGATGTTGTGCAGAAACTTTAGTTGTTCCTGCAAACATTACGAAAAATACAACCCCAATTAATAAAAGCGGGCGTAATTTATTCAATTTTATGCAATTTAATTGTTTAACTATTTTACGAATTCATTTGATCCATAATTGCTAAAATGCGTTCAAGATCATCATCCGATTTAAAAGGAATAATAATTTTTCCTTTACCATTATTTGTTCTTTTAAGATCTATTTTTGTTTCGAAATGTTTCGATAAATGATCTTTTAACGATTCGTATTCTTTTGGAAGATTTATTTTAGAATTTTTCTTTTGTTCCTCTTTTTTACCTGTATTTATTGAACGAACCAATTCTTCCACTTTTCTTACCGAGTAATCATTTTCAACGGTTAATTGAAAAATATTAAGCTGCGATTTTGGGTCATCGACATTAACCAATGCCCTTGCATGTCCCATTAATAGTTTTTTTTCGCGAATTCCTTTTTGAATTTCAACGGGTAATCTTAGTAATCGTAAATAGTTAGATATGGTGGAGCGTTTTTTTCCTACTCGGTCCGATAAGCTTTCCTGAGTAAGTTTACACTCATCAATTAATCTTTGATAACTAATGGCAACTTCTATAGAGTCTAGATCTTCACGTTGGATATTCTCAACCAGTGCAAGCTCTAACATCTTATCGTCTTCGGCCAAACGAATATAAACAGGAACCTTGCTTAAACCTGCAATTTTAGCGGCTCTAAAACGTCTTTCTCCGGCAATTAGCTGAT
This genomic interval from uncultured Marinifilum sp. contains the following:
- a CDS encoding ParB/RepB/Spo0J family partition protein — translated: MAKKSALGRGLGALIDDVEEVQAKSPERNLSNEIEISKIEANPYQPRTKFAQESLNELAQSIKELGIVQPLTVRKINNNSYQLIAGERRFRAAKIAGLSKVPVYIRLAEDDKMLELALVENIQREDLDSIEVAISYQRLIDECKLTQESLSDRVGKKRSTISNYLRLLRLPVEIQKGIREKKLLMGHARALVNVDDPKSQLNIFQLTVENDYSVRKVEELVRSINTGKKEEQKKNSKINLPKEYESLKDHLSKHFETKIDLKRTNNGKGKIIIPFKSDDDLERILAIMDQMNS